Proteins encoded together in one Deinococcus multiflagellatus window:
- a CDS encoding BMP family ABC transporter substrate-binding protein — protein MNKLLLAAAPLSLALVATALTTAASPAAQAQQGAKLKACFIYVGPVGDIGWSYAHDEARKKTEKALPWLETKYVESVPEGQAAPVIDRLVRDKCQVIFTTSFGFMDQTYDAAKKYPNVIFAHASGFKRLPNLATYMADFYQIYYLNGMMAAAVSKSDKLGYVGAFPVPELKRHISAFALGARAVNPKATVSVKWINAWFDPNKAREAAEALISEGAGALAFTEDTATVVQTAASRKIPSFAHYSPMYKFAPDYVVSGQLVHWEKIYIDFLTKVRNGTYTNKNLQKVDYWNLLKGGSVELGAQDGMAINPKWVGALKAKTMTVNGKKTSVYDRVMALKTEMEKGGKFDPFTGPLKDRNGILRVPAGKVMSVADLNNMAWVAPGVVGQVADEPKK, from the coding sequence ATGAACAAACTGCTGCTCGCCGCCGCACCCCTCAGCCTGGCCCTGGTGGCCACGGCGCTGACCACCGCCGCCAGCCCCGCTGCCCAGGCCCAGCAAGGGGCCAAACTCAAGGCCTGCTTTATCTATGTGGGCCCGGTGGGTGACATCGGCTGGAGCTACGCCCACGACGAGGCGCGCAAAAAGACCGAAAAGGCCCTGCCCTGGCTGGAGACCAAGTACGTGGAAAGTGTGCCCGAGGGCCAGGCCGCGCCGGTGATTGACCGGCTGGTGCGCGACAAGTGCCAGGTGATCTTCACCACGTCCTTTGGCTTCATGGACCAGACCTACGACGCCGCCAAGAAGTACCCCAACGTCATTTTTGCCCATGCCAGCGGCTTTAAGCGGCTGCCAAACCTGGCCACCTACATGGCGGACTTCTACCAGATCTACTACCTCAACGGCATGATGGCGGCGGCGGTCAGCAAGAGCGACAAGCTGGGCTACGTGGGCGCCTTCCCGGTGCCCGAACTCAAGCGCCACATCAGCGCCTTTGCGCTGGGGGCGCGCGCCGTGAACCCCAAGGCCACGGTCAGCGTCAAGTGGATCAACGCGTGGTTTGACCCCAACAAGGCCCGCGAGGCCGCCGAGGCCCTGATCAGCGAAGGGGCCGGCGCCCTGGCCTTTACCGAGGACACCGCGACTGTGGTGCAAACCGCCGCCAGCCGCAAGATTCCCAGCTTCGCCCACTACTCACCCATGTACAAGTTCGCCCCCGATTACGTGGTGAGCGGCCAGCTGGTGCACTGGGAAAAGATCTACATTGATTTCCTGACCAAGGTGCGCAATGGCACCTACACCAACAAGAACCTGCAGAAGGTGGATTACTGGAACCTGCTGAAGGGCGGCAGCGTGGAACTGGGCGCGCAGGACGGCATGGCCATTAACCCCAAGTGGGTGGGCGCCCTGAAAGCCAAGACCATGACCGTGAACGGCAAGAAAACCAGCGTCTATGACCGCGTCATGGCGCTCAAGACCGAGATGGAAAAGGGCGGCAAGTTTGACCCCTTCACCGGCCCGCTGAAAGACCGCAACGGCATTCTGCGCGTGCCCGCCGGCAAGGTGATGTCGGTCGCCGACCTGAACAACATGGCCTGGGTGGCCCCCGGCGTGGTGGGACAGGTGGCCGACGAACCCAAGAAGTGA
- the msrP gene encoding protein-methionine-sulfoxide reductase catalytic subunit MsrP, translating into MTEPQTPPDHQTPTEEQERRLLAPGNPLNPRREFLRSAALFTVTAGALGGGLELLTRRPGAGSAEAQAADPFARPARPLGPYDTAEAVTPYRQATTYNNFYELGTDKADPARLAGSLKPRPWTVRIDGEVRKPQTVDIDTLQSWFPLEDRIYRMRCVEGWSMVMPWLGFPLAALIRRLEPTSKAKYVQFTALLDPKQLPGQRQPVLDWPYVEGLRLDEALHPLAFMAVGLHGRVLPGQNGAPLRLAVPWKYGFKSIKSIVRITLTEKQPQTTWALAAPREYGFYANVNPAVPHPRWSQATERRIGELGRRKTLLFNGYADQVAGLYKGMDLRRFF; encoded by the coding sequence ATGACCGAGCCGCAGACCCCCCCCGACCACCAGACGCCGACCGAGGAGCAGGAGCGCCGCCTGCTGGCGCCGGGCAATCCCCTCAACCCCCGGCGCGAGTTTCTGCGCAGCGCCGCGCTGTTTACCGTGACCGCCGGGGCCCTGGGCGGCGGCCTGGAACTGCTGACCCGCCGCCCCGGGGCCGGCAGCGCCGAGGCGCAGGCCGCCGACCCCTTCGCCCGCCCAGCCCGCCCCCTGGGCCCCTACGACACCGCCGAGGCCGTGACGCCCTACCGGCAGGCCACCACCTACAACAATTTCTACGAACTGGGCACCGACAAGGCCGACCCCGCGCGGCTGGCCGGCAGCCTGAAACCCCGGCCCTGGACCGTGCGGATTGACGGCGAGGTGCGTAAGCCCCAGACCGTGGATATCGACACCCTGCAGTCGTGGTTTCCGCTGGAAGACCGCATCTACCGCATGCGTTGCGTGGAAGGCTGGAGCATGGTTATGCCCTGGCTGGGCTTTCCACTGGCCGCGCTGATCCGGCGCCTGGAGCCCACGAGCAAGGCCAAATATGTGCAGTTCACGGCGCTGCTGGACCCCAAGCAGCTGCCGGGCCAGCGCCAGCCGGTCCTGGACTGGCCCTATGTGGAAGGGCTGCGGCTGGACGAGGCGCTGCACCCGCTGGCCTTCATGGCCGTGGGCCTGCACGGGCGGGTGCTGCCAGGACAGAACGGCGCGCCGCTGCGGCTGGCGGTGCCGTGGAAATACGGTTTTAAAAGCATCAAGAGCATCGTGCGCATTACCCTGACTGAAAAGCAGCCGCAAACCACCTGGGCCCTGGCGGCGCCGCGTGAATACGGCTTTTATGCCAACGTGAACCCGGCGGTGCCGCACCCGCGCTGGAGTCAGGCCACCGAGCGGCGCATTGGCGAGCTGGGGCGGCGCAAGACGCTGCTCTTTAACGGCTACGCCGATCAGGTGGCGGGGCTCTACAAGGGCATGGACCTGCGGAGATTCTTCTGA